The sequence below is a genomic window from Lolium perenne isolate Kyuss_39 chromosome 4, Kyuss_2.0, whole genome shotgun sequence.
ggcagccctcggcgtacctcgtcggcgtccaggtccctcggcgtagcccggcctgccctcggcgtagaagcAGCCGTCGGCGTCCTCTCTCTATGCCGACGGTGAAGAAGACCCTCGGCGTCGCTGACGTCGGCGTCTGGCCACGGCGCGCCGTCGCCGTTAACGGAGGTGATCCAGACGCCGACGGCTTtcccctcggcgtagccacgccaTCTGGGGGCCGTGGGGCGACGTGGCCCGTCGCGAGGTTGCCACGTTCGgagtctacgccgacggccaggccCTCGGCGTCTGCATGGGACATGCAGTGGACACGCGGCACACGCTGGGCGCGGCTGCCAGGTGGGAGCATATGCCGACGGCAATGCCCTCGGCATAGGCTCGACCATATGGTCATGCCAGGGccctatgccgacggcattgcccTCGGCGTATGCCCTACCATTTGGTTTTTTCGATTTAAATTGGGTTCCAATTCATCTAAATTCAGTTCAGCAGGTCCAATACATCCAAATACATCGAAATTCATCCAAATtcaccataattcacataaatagcatgaaatccacatagtagcatacaaatacatccaaattcatccataattcacataaatagcatgaaatccacatagtagcatacatggtgcatgtaatagcatacaagaggagagtgccatgtcatccaatacatagtagtaggtagcaaatgatggcaagcaagaagcccggtgccgactagcggaggaaggacccgggcggggtgtgtccgcccacaacgttggcgaaacgagcagcccggggttgcgctccggtagaagctgcagaagaaccacctggagaaggaccggtAGCACGCgcaggagaagtcgacggagaggcaccgggagtagtcccaggagtagtcgacggagaggcaccagcagaacgcccaggagaccgaccaccttcatgaaccggtgtgacctcgcgcccacccggcgatgcctggttcccggaccatcccgttccctacgtgttccctacatgttagcaacttgcgaggcaaaggaaagtggtaactaccggtttggcaaagaacttacctccggtgtggatccgtagtaagtcgcagcgaaagctgccttcgatggcatgataggcatgtcccccgccacggtaactcgagccggtggcggtgtaccagtagacatagagatcatcatttcctgcaagataggttacaagttaggctttgcagaaataaagcatcaaactgagacttgtcatctacttgcgagaagaaagattcagacttactcctatatacgccatgtaggccgtattctgcctattccactgcgcagcggcctgctgatacgcttcattacaggcttcgaaggccgcctcaaactcaggctacaatttcagaaacaatgaatctcgtaaacacttagccatgtaggaaggaaaaccggaaagaggatgaaaatgaggaaaacttacatcgtaggcgggtggacgagcaggccgtggacgaggctaggggctgtcggcggtgagggtatgcttgagacgCGTGTAGCTCGTGGCTGGGGTAGGCTTGACCGCCTTATTCAGAAAGGGGTAACGGCCATGCGGATGCCCGCgccccgacaggaccaacgactcctcgtcgaccggaatgctcaaggggtcatccacctcggggtgacgagacttgaccatgtcgcagtagtcctccttggcggccttggcattgccgtagtactgtggctgaggcaatgcgggattgggcttcttcttcgtccgcatcatgtcatatatctgggcatcatgaagcaccaccccaggtgCTGCCTCGGCCACCTGCATCGCGAAAAGAAAAGTTATGCGTACCACAAATGTAACATGACGGGAAATGAAAGaaggtcgttccatgtatatacataccatTTTCCCCTTGTAGCGGGTGTAGTCGCGGTTTCCcgcgcagtgtgtgccaccggtgcctcggttctccatgttccgcctcgacacggctgcaaactcctcgtcctccctgagccacctcgccctaatcagctcctcccatgcctccctatgctgctcggcccactcgggacaaacctgaaaacgcaatactcaactcaagataatccaatgaaaacttagcagcaatgtagaatctcattgacattttactcaccgacatgtactcctcaatggtcattgcccattcatccgtaggctggttaccaacatagtactccttcttgaccctcttacccttgttagcccagaaggcactagcgctggtgaacttttggttgtaccactgctgcggtgtcaacctctcgcaagcgccacgcaaagtgagacgcgcctgcgtgtcatgctccgggtccacacgatagaagcacttcaatcatgcataaatgagttgtgaaagtcatgagttagcacattagggtcattaactatgaacggtgctcgagaaatatatgccttacccagaacttggtggtcacagcctcagcagctgtcgcgaagcctacggcaggggcatcctcatagtccgcccaagtagtggctagcttcgtcGCGCCACCGAGGACCGTGCTAAGGGGAGTGTATCTGCCGGGCCAGAACTTCTTAATCAGAGCCCCAAGCAAGCTGTTAGGCATGCGGGGGGGCTTGGCatcccatgtccagttgctgcaaataaatcacacattagtacgcatgccaaattgtttattatgcccaagatgaaaatacatgttcgaaatttctgaagtagtacacttactcatcgctcgaaggaatgataagggccttgtcatcatgggtcttcggctccttcctcgcatcggggactctagcttctccacgaagcttcaagggcttcggcgcacccccatcctccatcacctccaactcagccctagagtccgactcgtgtgtagactctgtctccatctccacctccccactagacggaccctctaggaacaactcaggagccacgtcgccagaagcggagggtggctcgtcaaagtccatgtgtaccccgccgccacctcgtcctcctcgtcctcctcgtcctccacctcgtcctcctcatcctcctcgtcctcgtcctccatcggtaccaTCGTCGTAACGCGGATTGCGCACCGGGGCTCGATCACTCCGTCTAGTGGGTCTAGGAATATTCCTCTTCACCTGCGAGAGCGTCTTAAGCAAGCTCTCGGAGTACGCACTATGCCGCTGCTCATATTGTTCAGTCACTGCATTGAGAAGAATAAAACAGTTAAGCACAAAGACATAttatatgaagatactaagaataaaaggcacaatgcaattaagaagcaggttgacataataaaatgtagatactaagaataaaaggcacaatgcaattaagaagcatgttgacaaataaatactaagaataaaaggcagaatgcaattaagaagcatgttgacaaataaatactaagaataaaagaccctcaccagccatcatcgctctcacgctcactctcatactccgtctctttctctttctctttctctggatcactatcactatcactatcttgtgagtacaaagttgaagggtcgacgggtggaggctcatcataattgtcattcgcctcaagtaacttctccagcatagatatgtcctttagatccaccactgactcaccacgagtttctgcatcgttcccgaggtcctcttgaacaaacggttctaaaatatattccccgaagtcctgttcctcttgatagaaaatcccctcgtatgtcacggggtcaatgttgttgtaatcatcctcagagggaatcggtaggttaccatgtggcgatacctggaagacgacttcccaacccttgagttccgctttctggcatgggtagggcaaataataaacttgcttggcttggtgagccacaacaaagacatcggctccgctataggtggttgaaggcttaacttcaactaacccaatggacttatcacttctctgtccacctattgggtcgaaccaatgacacttgaacacgacgatattgagttgcacgttcgtacgattgaatgtcaactcgtatacactttgtaaccttctgtagtaatcaaagttgttggctcctttggtgaagaccccagtatttatcgttttgggattcgcccggctcttctggtgcgtctctgtgtggaagcgaaacccattcacatcatacttctcatacttggtcacctcacggctacaaccttgggaaacacatttcaactcatctatcatatcaacgtttctctcacggccctacaagaacatttcaaatttgttgtgtgcattagttacgtgtaataagagggacaagtcacatgttgcaatgtaagaggaaaggttagaaattactttttccatgaaccatgtcacaaagtttttattaattccgggagcaccctctttcagtagagtgtccATCTCCGAGGGTTCGGGCAATTCATCATACGGCCACATTTCATCCGTGAATTTGCTGAAAGGAGtaaataagcattagaccgagacgaggttactagctgcaaagtaatttgttcaccattttaccttacgaatgggatcacttcctccatgttcgtaagcacatatagcattatacaatccttctcttcgttatccaatttatattttgttcctttaccagccttgccaccggggaattggaatagtttagcttggggtcattctcgggcacgtcgacattgtaacgagtgaccgggttatgctgagtgggaacatcatcgggatagtacgttgtcgcggcatctgccatctcccgaaggcatattgcctcagctatgcatgcttcaatcctggccttgtttccagttatctttcgaatatacttaaactctctctcaatacagaactgccaacgaaactgcaccgggccacccaagagtgcctagttggcgaggtgcacaatgagatgtgccatcggagtaaagaagcctggcggaaatatcatctccaaattgcatagcaactccggcactgtatgttgtagctttgcaataaccttgggacatatctgcttagcacaaagcgtgcggaagaaatggctcaactgcgcaagcactcgccagactttctcggggatataccctcgaagcatcaccggcatgagccgctgaatccatatatgatagtcgtgactcttgagcccggtgacttttcccgtcgaaagattaactcccttactcatattcgagcaataaccatcagggaacatcacgacgtatttgagccacctgaatgcctccttcttttggatggaatcaaggcagaagttggcatgcggcttgaaccaattcttttgacggccaataggacgcttcatgtgtaatttttccctatcacagaggatctcaacatcgactctagccttgacattatcctttgacttccggGAATGTTCGGGCATGTGTGAAAgacggactccgcgacattctttacagtgtgcatcacatcgatgttatggggaagttcgaggtccttgtaatactcgagcttcgttaaggccgcctcatgagtccagttgtgcgttacaccatatccctcaaattgatggccagttggcgtcgctgctggcacgagagcacgtagctcggcttcaacaagtgtaccatcaaacttcggcacatcttttttcatgcacaactttgcccttcttgaagttctttttgtcttctctaaacggatgcctccttttgaggaactgtcgattcgtgtcaaacgcaacatacttgcgacccttcccagccaaaggaactcaagccgATGCCTCGCACACCGGGCATGGCCACTTACCActgtacaccatccgcatgttagggcgtacccgggcatgtcatgcatggtatacctgcaaccaaactttcatgtagaagtttgtcttcgattctctgtcgtacgtcaatgtcccgtggtgccaagagtggttcaaatcttccacaatcggctgcatgtagacactcaaattcttccccgggtaatgagggcctggaatgatcagcgacagaaacatggtcttcctcgtcattaggactccgggagggagattgagcggaataacaaacacgggccagcaagCTGTAATTGGCgatcgacataccatatggattgaaaccatctgttgctatcgcaattacgacattccgagcctcggctgccttaagcgggtgttttgtatcgaagttacgccatgccgtaccatcggatggatgtcccatcttcaacttcttgttttcgtccacgaatctcttcccatacttgtgccacgtcatctgtttggctgtctcctcgtgcatgtaaagccgctggattctttttatgaatgggagatatcgaagaatcgactttgcggtgGTTGACCGCCTCactgaccatcctttcccgttacctcttcatacctagatcTTACAGATGGGACGGTACTTGTCCTCCGCATCTTGTCTCCAAAATAGAACGCAGCCTTTGGGACAACAGTCTATCTTcgataatccatgttgaggtccttcatcattctcctcgtcgcgtgcgagctttgaggcagacaatgatctttgggcaacatgttaccggttgttttcagacttgcttcaaagccctcacgggtggtgttgtaccgggtcttgtcggctagacattgggagatggcatcgagctgagaaatcgcggcgccctcgtacagagaggcctcttagccgcggcaatcatatcatagaaggccttcgcggttggctctggttcctccggttcggcggcgcctccggttacagcggcgcctccggttctcggaggtggcgaatccgggacatcggcatggacgagatcatctagaaagtctctaattccatcgtactcattgccattgagccgctgccgcatcacctcacctctgtcacgttcgcgctcatcaaagtcgatttccgtgacgtacccatgcatatacccatattgcagaaggtgtctatacatttcatccttcccacgacgttgacgcttcacgcagcgaacacaggggcaaagtgcccgagccagcccctttgtaccacgcgctaactcattcactagaaaatgggtcttccttgtccactcatctgttttctcagtcgcactaacacgctcattgtacatccatccattatcagccatcctctgctttattgggagccaaaccacagacatagcatttatatcaaataggaaattaaatgcatcatatttttatttattttaccgggcgaaacgcatgcatcaacctacatctctactaggtgggctcctagcagccgccggatccgtagttggctacgttctccatgctctaccccggtccaagtcagaatttcggcagcacctccccgctgctctcccgatacacgtctcggcaaaaagccgagaggatgtgcatccggagaacaacggggaggcgccgccgaaatcctgactcggaccggagtagaacatggaaaacgtagacaactacgcatccgccgactgtcccgtaaatgccgcaagcgttacggttcaaaatatgcggaccactaatgcatatttatccgcgtaacgctcgcggacgggaagtgacacctacgTTACGCAACTGGACTTGAAAAATGAATCTAGGGACATAAAAAATGCGGAGAAGGGGAGGCGAtgttttagctcaccctcggcggACGGAAAGAATCACGGACACGACGACAAGGCGGTCACGATGGGGCGGTCACGACGTGGCGGTCACGAGGTCGGCGGTCACGACGGCACCTATTTCCATTCAATAAAAAAATTATTTCACATTTCACATTTCCATGTTTATTTAAATTTTTATTTCACATTTTCTACTTGTATTTCTATTTCACATttccacatttctattttcacaaTTCACAAACtatttcacatttctattttcacaaTTCACAAACTATTTTCACAATTCACAAACTAATAAAAGTTGCaagaaatgaaaaaaaaatgaaaaaagctTACAGAGATGGGCCGGCGCGAGCAGGGGAGGCCGAGGGCGGCGCATGCAGATGAGGCCGGGAGGCAGGGCGGCGCGTGGCTGTGGAGGGTGGTGCGAGCAGccacggcggcggcgcgtggaggGGAGGCCGGGGGCGGCGCGTGGCTGCGGGGGGCGGCGCGAGCAGcccacggcggcgcgcgcgtgCGAGGAGGCCGGGGGCGGCGCGAGGCGACGGCGGGGAGGCGAGAGAGCAGGGGGCGGCGGCGTGAGCAGGTGTCGCCGGCGGCGCGagcaggtggcggcggcggcccgagaAGGGGGCGACGGCGGCACGAGCAGGGGGCGACGGCGGGCTCAGGGGAAAAAGGGGCTCGGGCGCGTGGGGAGGAAAAAGGGGCTCGGGCGCGGGCGGCTCGGATCCGACCAGGTGGCACCTGACATAACTAGGGTTATGtcaggctatgccgagggccggctctatgccgacggccaccctaggCATAGcctatttttcattttttttctccttttttctttttgttttttctcTTATTTATTTTTGTGACTACATTaaattaatatatatatataataatagGTTCATATACAAATTTTGACTATGCCGAGGGCCCGACATACGCCGACGGCAACCCTCGGCATATTCCCTCCGGTAGACGAAACCATAATCtgggagccccgcagatctacccctttgactggccTCCGATAACAGTTGACCCATGGaattttctcttcctttgtgttgtgttaggtcataggaacatgtagtaccaataattaccctatcttacatcaatattccctccggtagacgaaaccctaatctgggagccccgcagatctacccctttgaccggccTCCGATAACAGTTGACCCATTGAATtttctcttcatttgtgttgtgttaggtcatagaaacatgtagtaccaataattaccctatcttacctcaatattccctccggtagacgaaaccctaatctgggagccccgcagatctacccctttgaccggccTCCGATAACAGTTGACCCATGGaattttctcttcctttgtgttgtgttaggtcatagaaacatgtagtaccaataattaccctatcttacctcaatattccctccggtagacgaaaccctaatctgggagccccctgtccgagaagccggacacacctgggggggtagccttggatataaaaccatctcaaatcaattttgtgcatgccatgtggacacacacaagttctggggccattccctagatccgacgctcgatttccgacgaaaccctagttacgttgaccgcgcggtctacccctttgatcgcatcccatcgggggtcccccggtgggcatatgcctccatttgagcttggttaggtcataggtacatgtggaaacaaaaatcatcccatatgatatcaagtttctctccggttcacgtacgagggagttcccccctatacatgcaaaatctgcccaagtgtaggaaccccctgtccgagaagccggacacacctgggggggtagccttggatataaaaccatctcaaatcaattttgtgcatgccatgtggacacacacaagttctggggccattccctagatccgacgctcgatttccgacgaaaccctagttctgttgaccgcgcggtctacccctttgactgcatcccatcgggggtcccccggtgggcatatgcctccatttgagcttggttaggtcataggtacatgtggaaacaaaaatcatcccatatgatatcaagtttctctccggttcacgtacgagggagttcccccctatacatgcagaatctacccaagtgtaggaaccccctgtccgagaagccggacacacctggggggggtagccttggatataaaaccatctcaaatcaattttgtgcatgccatgtggacacacacaagttctggggccattccctagatccgacgctcgatttccgacgaaaccctagttctgttgaccgcgcggtctacccctttgactgcatcccatcgggggtcccccggtgggcatatgcctccatttgagcttggttaggtcataggtacatgtggaaacaaggatcatcccatattatgtcaagtttctctccggttcaactccgagggagttccccctatacatgcataatctgcctaagtgtaggaaccccctgtccgagaagccggacacacctgggggggtagccttggatataaaaccatctgaaatcacttttgtgcattccatgtggacacacacaagttctgGGGCCATTCCATAGATCCGACGctagatttctgacgaaaccctagttctgttgaccgcgcggtctacccctttgactgcatcccatcgggggtcccccggtgggcatatgcctccatttgagcttggttaggtcataggtacatgtgtaaacaaggatcatcccatatgatctcaagtttctctccggttcaactccgagggagttcc
It includes:
- the LOC127346889 gene encoding uncharacterized protein, yielding METESTHESDSRAELEVMEDGGAPKPLKLRGEARVPDARKEPKTHDDKALIIPSSDDNWTWDAKPPRMPNSLLGALIKKFWPGRYTPLSTVLGGATKLATTWADYEDAPAVGFATAAEAVTTKFWCFYRVDPEHDTQARLTLRGACERLTPQQWYNQKFTSASAFWANKGKRVKKEYYVGNQPTDEWAMTIEEYMSVCPEWAEQHREAWEELIRARWLREDEEFAAVSRRNMENRGTGGTHCAGNRDYTRYKGKMVCGRGSTWGGAS